One segment of Dama dama isolate Ldn47 chromosome 15, ASM3311817v1, whole genome shotgun sequence DNA contains the following:
- the PPRC1 gene encoding peroxisome proliferator-activated receptor gamma coactivator-related protein 1 isoform X3 yields MAARRGRRDGIAPPASGGSGPDPGGGVRSSGWGSRSQAPYGTVGAVSGGEQALLHEEGDDSGFVSLSRLGPCLRDKDLEMEELILQDGALLGTMHSYMDASLISLIEDFGSLGESRLSLEDQNEVSLLTALTEILDNADSENLSPFDSIPDSELLVSPREGSSLHRLLSLSRTPPERDLITPTDPLGPSTGSSRVEMALADPPWDFSPPSFLETSSPKLPSWRPPRSRPRWGQSPPPQQRSDGEEEEELAGFSSEMLAGELNNSVSSIPDFPMHLACPEEEDKTAAAAEMAVQAAGDESISSLSELVRAMHPYCLPNLTHLTALEDELQEQPDDLTLPEDCVVLEIVGQAATAGNDLEIPVVVRQIPAGPQPVLLDDTLEVSPALQLLMPPLEVETEAAVPKETLCPEDEGLSLDSKEKLESASMLEPREVMEPVAPKGPQNPPANAMLSSQRARKGRRKKSKEQPATCAEGYTRRLRSASRGQSTAVPEVTSQGGNLPQEDLQREVGPPHGRGKPRAWARAWAAALEKPSSVNVESSTEQASPAEEGPGDLCPSLVDPIQANPVSAHLSLVDSAQADPMPLDSAEADSTAVDPGPTVTDTEPADPVLTNLASANSELVDPLPADQVLADSATADPAAVVPISDDLPPVDPVLVKSVQVDSVPNDLSPADPVLVKSRPTDPRRGAVSSAQRNPAAQLLLESESSEPSKANSPEVREVVGPLKGETGTSTTTQEARPRPLSLSEYRRRRQQRQPEAEERTPQPPAGKWPSLPETPTGLADIPCLVIPPAPAKKTTPHRSPETPPEACFGSVGPSPASPSPEPPVSKHMASPPTEQVPSPEKLLPARPPPPAVQPMPPAMPTALPFPTGGLSMTAVLPLPANGQAVPSLPPPPLQPPSVPMSVGPVPPDPYTHYAPVPPWPCYPPMSPSGYPCLPPPPAVPLVSGTPGAYAVPPTCSVPWVPPPAPVPPYNSNCTYGPLGWGPGLQHPPFWPAVPPPPLPLTSVGRAVPPPKVEPGSIPAGPPESVPAVPMASPLSLGAAGHGAPQTEPTKAEVKPVTASPHLKHKASSPVHSLRVKAPPCVSAENVAVEDPTSERLKPEPQETRPKEKPPSPVAKAVPTPTPRQSATTKLPAVHPARLRKLSFLPTPRTQGPEDVVQAFISEIGIEASDLSSLLEQFEKSEAKKECPPPAPADSLAVGNSGSSCSSSGRSRRCSSSSSSSSSSSSSSSSSSSSRSRSRSPSPRRRSDRRRRYSSYRSHDHYQRQRVLQKERAIEERRVVFIGKIPGRMTRSELKQRFSVFGEIEECTIHFRVQGDNYGFVTYRYAEEAFAAIESGHKLRQADEQPFDLCFGGRRQFCKRSYSDLDSNREDFDPAPVKSKFDSLDFDTLLKQAQKNLRR; encoded by the exons ATGGCGGCGCGCCGGGGACGGAGAGACGGAATCGCGCCGCCTGCGAGTGGGGGCTCCGGCCCCGACCCTGGCGGTGGAGTGCGCAGCAGCGGTTGGGGGAGTCGGAGCCAAGCACCATATGGCACCGTGGGCGCTGTGAGTGGCGGGGAGCAG GCGCTGCTGCACGAGGAGGGCGATGATTCTGGCTTTGTCAGTCTGTCTCGGCTGGGCCCCTGTTTGAGGGACAAGGACCTGGAGATGGAGGAGCTGATACTGCAGGATGGGGCGCTGCTGGGGACCATGCACAGCTATATGGATGCCTCCCTCATCTCCCTCATTGAAGATTTTGGTAGCCTTGGAGAG AGCAGATTATCTCTGGAGGACCAGAATGAAGTGTCACTGCTCACAGCTCTGACGGAGATCTTGGACAATGCAGATTCTGAGAACCTATCTCCGTTTGACAGCATTCCTGACTCAGAGCTGCTCGTGTCACCTCGGGAGGGCTCCTCT cTGCACAGGTTGCTCAGCCTCTCTCGGACACCCCCAGAACGTGACCTCATCACCCCAACTGACCCACTGGGACCCAGTACAGGCAGTAGTAGA GTTGAGATGGCGCTCGCGGATCCCCCTTGGGACTTCTCTCCACCTTCCTTCTtggagacctcctctcctaagctTCCTAGTTGGAGACCCCCAAGGTCAAGACCCCGCTGGGGCCagtcccctcctccccagcagcGTAGtgatggggaggaagaggaggagctgGCTGGCTTCAGCAGTGAGATGCTTGCTGGGGAGCTCAACAACTCTGTGAGCAGCATCCCAGACTTCCCCATGCACCTAGCCTGTCCTGAGGAGGAAGACAAAACAGCGGCGGCAGCAGAGATGGCAGTGCAGGCAGCTGGAGATGAGAGCATCTCCTCCTTGAGTGAGCTGGTGCGGGCCATGCACCCGTACTGCCTGCCCAACCTCACCCACCTGACGGCTCTCGAGGATGAGCTTCAGGAGCAGCCAGATGACTTGACACTGCCTGAGGattgtgtggtgctggagattgTGGGTCAGGCGGCCACAGCTGGCAATGACCTGGAGATCCCAGTTGTGGTGCGACAGATCCCTGCTGGCCCCCAGCCTGTGCTCCTGGATGACACGCTAGAGGTCAGTCCGGCCTTGCAGCTGCTCATGCCACCACTAGAGGTGGAGACAGAGGCTGCTGTTCCCAAGGAAACCCTCTGCCCTGAGGATGAGGGCTTGTCACTGGACTCAAAGGAAAAGTTGGAGTCAGCCTCCATGTTGGAGCCCAGGGAGGTCATGGAGCCAGTGGCGCCCAAGGGGCCtcagaacccaccagccaatgcaatGCTAAGTTCCCAGAGGGCTCGAaagggcaggaggaagaagagcaAGGAGCAGCCAGCTACCTGTGCAGAGGGCTACACCAGGAGGCTGAGGTCGGCCTCTCGTGGGCAGTCTACAGCTGTTCCAGAGGTGACCTCTCAGGGAGGCAACCTGCCTCAGGAGGACCTGCAAAGAGAGGTGGGGCCCCCCCATGGTAGAGGGAAGCCCCGGGCCTGGGCTCGGGCCTGGGCAGCTGCCTTGGAGAAGCCTAGCTCTGTGAATGTGGAGAGCAGTACTGAACAAGCTAGTCCTGCTGAAGAAGGTCCTGGAGACCTCTGCCCCAGCCTGGTTGACCCTATCCAAGCCAACCCTGTTTCAGCGCATCTCTCCCTGGTTGACTCTGCTCAAGCTGACCCCATGCCACTTGACTCTGCTGAAGCTGATTCCACTGCAGTTGACCCTGGTCCCACTGTGACTGACACTGAACCTGCTGACCCTGTGCTAACTAACCTTGCTTCAGCGAACTCAGAGCTGGTTGACCCTCTCCCAGCTGACCAAGTCCTGGCTGACTCAGCAACAGCTGACCCTGCAGCAGTTGTTCCCATCTCAGACGACTTGCCTCCAGTTGACCCTGTCCTGGTCAAGTCAGTACAAGTTGACTCTGTTCCCAATGACCTGTCTCCAGCTGACCCAGTACTAGTTAAGTCTAGGCCAACTGATCCCAGACGTGGTGCAGTATCATCAGCCCAGAGGAATCCAGCTGCCCAGCTCCTGCTGGAATCAGAGTCCTCAGAGCCCTCAAAGGCCAACAGTcctgaagtcagggaggttgTAGGTCCTCTGAAGGGGGAAACTGGTACCAGTACCACAACCCAGGAAGCCAGGCCTCGGCCTCTTAGCCTATCTGAGTATCGGCGACGAAGGCAGCAGCGCCAGCCAGAGGCTGAAGAGAGGACCCCCCAGCCTCCAGCTGGGAAGTGGCCCAGCCTCCCAGAAACTCCCACAGGGCTggcagacatcccttgtcttgtcatccctccagccccagccaaGAAGACAACTCCGCACAGAAGCCCTGAGACTCCTCCTGAGGCTTGCTTTGGGTCTGtgggccccagccctgcctctcctAGTCCTGAGCCCCCTGTGAGCAAACATATGGCCTCACCTCCTACTGAGCAGGTGCCGTCCCCAGAGAAACTGCTGCCGGCAAGACCGCcacctcctgctgtgcagccCATGCCCCCCGCAATGCCCACTGCTCTGCCTTTTCCCACGGGTGGGCTGAGCATGACTGCTGTGCTGCCCCTTCCCGCAAATGGGCAAGCTGTCCCCAGtctgcccccaccacccctgcAGCCTCCTAGTGTTCCGATGTCTGTGGGGCCAGTGCCACCTGATCCCTATACTCACTATGCCCCTGTGCCACCCTGGCCTTGTTATCCTCCCATGTCCCCTTCTGGCTATCCTTGCCTGCCCCCCCCACCAGCGGTGCCCCTAGTGTCTGGTACTCCAGGTGCCTATGCTGTGCCCCCCACTTGCAGTGTGCCTTGGGTacctcctcctgccccagtccCACCTTATAATTCCAACTGTACCTACGGGCCCTTGGGATGGGGTCCAGGGCTGCAACACCCTCCGTTTTGGCCTGCTGTTCCTCCACCTCCTTTGCCTCTAACCTCAGTTGGAAGAGCTGTCCCCCCACCCAAGGTGGAGCCTGGTAGCATCCCAGCTGGCCCTCCTGAAAGTGTGCCAGCTGTGCCGATGGCTTCTCCCCTCAGTCTTGGGGCGGCTGGCCACGGAGCGCCACAGACAGAGCCCACCAAGGCGGAGGTCAAGCCAGTGACCGCATCTCCCCATCTGAAACACAAGGCGTCCTCCCCGGTGCACAGCCTTCGGGTCAAGGCTCCACCGTGTGTGTCTGCTGAGAACGTGGCTGTTGAGGATCCTACATCAGAGCGGCTAAAGCCTGAGCCGCAGGAGACTAGGCCCAAGGAGAAACCACCCTCTCCTGTTGCCAAGGCTGTTCCCACACCGACACCAAGGCAGAGCGCTACCACCAAACTGCCTGCTGTCCACCCAGCCCGTCTAAGGAAACTGTCCTTTCTACCTACCCCACGAACCCAGGGTCCTGAGGATGTGGTGCAGGCTTTCATCAGTGAGATTG GAATTGAGGCGTCGGACCTGTCCAGTCTGCTGGAGCAATTTGAGAAATCAGAAG ccaaaaaggaGTGCCCTCCCCCGGCTCCTGCTGACAGCCTGGCTGTAGGAAACTCAGG GTCCAGTTGCAGTTCCTCTGGACGTTCCCGAAGatgctcttcctcttcctcctcatcaTCTTCCTCCTCGTCTTCCTCATCCTCATCATCTAGTTCCCGAAGCCGGTCCCGCTCTCCATCTCCTCGCCGGAGAAGTGACAGGAGGCGGCG GTACAGTTCTTATCGTTCACACGACCATTACCAAAGGCAGAGAGTTCTGCAGAAGGAGCGTGCAATA GAAGAAAGAAGAGTGGTCTTCATTGGGAAGATACCTGGCCGCATGACTCGGTCAGAGCTGAAACAGAGGTTCTCTGTTTTTGGGGAGATTGAGGAGTGCACCATCCACTTCCGTGTCCAAGG TGACAACTATGGCTTCGTCACTTATCGCTATGCCGAGGAGGCATTTGCAGCCATTGAGAGTGGCCACAAGCTGAGGCAGGCGGATGAACAGCCCTTTGATCTCTGCTTTGGGGGCCGCAGGCAGTTCTGCAAGAGAAGCTATTCTGATCTTG ACTCCAACCGAGAAGACTTTGACCCTGCTCCTGTAAAGAGCAAATTTGATTCTCTTGACTTTGACACATTGTTGAAACAGGCCCAGAAGAACCTCAGGAGGTAA